A window of Belonocnema kinseyi isolate 2016_QV_RU_SX_M_011 chromosome 9, B_treatae_v1, whole genome shotgun sequence contains these coding sequences:
- the LOC117180195 gene encoding uncharacterized protein LOC117180195, which yields MSRILNCLPAKFDHFHAAWESVTEVDNTFANLRDRLQQEEIRLQSRESSVIENALIGKGNFSKSGKGQHKKGQQSSGKKLGQSSQPGQSGQSVIKCYKCDQVRHRKYDCDNKPCAKYIEYCKKNYKCNICQEIRHFTKECPKRSNDDKSKYKSFISVALSSAALEYLSDSNESSVKDSVATHHMTGNLKWMTNLRSLDTAILVKIGDSRKLPAVAIGDVHLHAYDSKQWYTIVLKNVLFVPNLEFNLFSVTSVLDRVIRNRLQRNCISLWKIINLF from the coding sequence ATGTCACGCATTTTAAATTGCCTACCAGCaaagtttgatcattttcatGCTGCGTGGGAATCAGTAACTGAAGTAGATAATACTTTCGCAAATTTGCGAGATCGTCTTCAACAAGAAGAAATTAGGCTTCAAAGCCGTGAATCGTCTGTCATCGAGAATGCACTAATCGGAAAAGGTAATTTCAGCAAGTCTGGTAAAGGTCAGCATAAAAAAGGTCAACAATCGTCTGGAAAGAAGTTAGGTCAGTCGTCACAGCCAGGTCAGTCAGGTCAGTCTGTAATTAAATGTTACAAGTGTGACCAAGTTAGACATCGAAAATATGATTGTGATAACAAACCTTGTGCTAAATATattgaatattgtaaaaagaattataaatgtaatatttgcCAAGAAATCAGACATTTCACGAAAGAATGTCCTAAAAGATCAAATGATGATAAGAGCAAATATAAGTCATTTATTTCAGTTGCTCTATCATCAGCAGCTCTTGAATATTTATCTGATAGTAATGAGTCATCGGTTAAAGATAGTGTTGCCACTCATCACATGactggaaatttaaaatggatgACTAATCTTCGTAGCCTGGACACCGCTATACTCGTGAAAATTGGTGACTCAAGAAAATTACCAGCGGTCGCGATTGGTGATGTTCATTTGCATGCTTATGATAGCAAGCAATGGTATACGATCGTCCTGAAAAATGTCTTGTTTGTACCAAACTTGGAGTTTAATCTTTTTTCCGTCACATCAGTTCTTGACAGGGTTATTCGCAACAGGCTACAGCGAAATTGTATCTcattatggaaaataataaacCTGTTCTAA
- the LOC117180149 gene encoding 26S proteasome non-ATPase regulatory subunit 5 — protein MTEWFVVKINRFGELSDVDEKKELLTEMKIKLLSLSNRELEPVAGNLDLGKLFSQLTSHDSAFLDELCEVIKIVIIALEPGDVHQRYPREVSQFISHSDVRIKNLVLEELLRTASSPTKLKDYLLKDTDLLVAVVERVADEDLSVAKYAMSILKKIGETSEGLQVLYSGTLLRTLARLLSKNDIISFRVYEVITDISKSTKIGLEASVKSGFLHSLIAILENEDELLHLNVLEAISGLAVTEEGLHFLEQQDVLRKLAHKIARANETPLSNLLIPGLMKFFGHVARFRPNEIFSKYPVVVSALFEVLESADQSILAAALDTLGHIATTVEGKYALQDLGDNMPIALKRLAEVIKKMPTDLRVRGLNNLACILDVKKSEQDNRILSLTKSWFDLLCEEPLKMVVDLCKQPFADIRQASLELLAVLASQVWGQEYIAASPGLVEFLLDRNIESFKECKEAKYDVVRNLSNAVSDIFDASTMQKFKQFVNQGPMYVETQIEVATESAA, from the exons ATGACGGAATGgtttgttgtaaaaataaacCGCTTCGGCGAATTGAGTGATGTGGATGAAAAGAAGGAATTATTAACGGAAATGAAGATTAAGTTGTTGAGCTTGTCTAACCGTGAATTGGAACCGGTGGCTGGCAATTTGGATCTTGGGAAGCTATTTTCACAACTAACCTCACACGACAG TGCTTTCCTGGATGAATTATGTGAAGTCATAAAGATAGTCATCATAGCATTAGAACCCGGAGATGTGCACCAGCGTTACCCAAGGGAGGTTTCCCAATTCATATCTCACTCCGACGTCCGAATCAAGAACCTCGTCTTGGAAGAATTACTCCGAACGGCATCCAGTCCCACCAAACTTAAGGATTACTTACTTAAGGATACAGATCTGCTCGTAGCCGTAGTAGAAAGAGTCGCAGATGAAGATTTATCAGTAGCCAAATATGCCAtgtcaattctgaaaaaaattggagaaactTCCGAAGGTCTGCAGGTTCTTTACTCAGGTACTCTTTTAAGGACTTTAGCTAGACTTCTATCCAAGAACGATATCATTAGTTTTCGAGTGTACGAAGTTATAACCGATATATCTAAAAGTACAAAAATCGGCTTGGAGGCTTCTGTTAAATCAGGATTTCTTCACAGCCTGATAGCGATTCTCGAAAACGAGGATGAACTTCTTCATCTCAACGTTTTAGAAGCAATATCGGGTTTAGCTGTGACTGAAGAAGGATTACATTTTCTCGAGCAGCAAGATGTCCTCAGAAAACTCGCTCACAAAATCGCTCGCGCTAATGAAACTCCTCTTTCAAACCTCCTAATTCCTGGCCTGATGAAGTTTTTCGGCCACGTAGCTCGCTTTCGTCCTAACGAGATATTCTCCAAATATCCCGTTGTGGTCTCCGCTCTTTTTGAAGTCCTCGAAAGTGCCGATCAAAGTATACTAGCCGCTGCTTTGGATACCTTAGGTCACATCGCCACCACTGTGGAAGGCAAATATGCTTTGCAAGATCTTGGAGACAATATGCCAATCGCTTTAAAAAGATTAGCAGAAGTCATTAAGAAAATGCCCACAGATCTCAGAGTGCGTGGTTTGAACAACCTCGCCTGCATTCTAGATGTGAAGAAATCAGAGCAAGACAACAGAATACTTTCTCTAACTAAATCCTGGTTTGATTTGTTGTGTGAAGAGCCATTAAAAATGGTAGTTGATCTATGCAAGCAACCATTTGCTGACATTAGGCAAGCCAGTTTGGAACTTCTTGCTGTTCTGGCATCTCAAGTTTGGGGCCAGGAATACATAGCCGCGTCACCAGGCTTGGTAGAGTTTTTGCTGGACAGAAATATAGAGAGCTTTAAGGAATGCAAGGAAGCCAAGTACGATGTCGTGAGGAATCTTTCTAACGCTGTCTCCGATATCTTTGATGCGAGCACCATGCAGAAATTCAAACAGTTTGTAAACCAAGGACCAATGTACGTTGAAACTCAGATTGAAGTCGCGACTGAAAGTGCAGCTTAG
- the LOC117179468 gene encoding 60 kDa SS-A/Ro ribonucleoprotein-like: protein MTTQKPTDDAKENDAELRMIRYLYIGKEYTEYQPGNWFVHQYYSTDRVPSIEEMAIDKNTETKPVEIIETVFKKDKNLVQNFETLVFALAVCARQNKSEKLRHLAYSKVKSICAEPQHFLLFIKFADQIAKKNNTKHGWGHGWKKAVEEWYNSKNYLELAECVTRYKSRYGWKHKDILKLSHISTGAKVEDKSQLAQIPEPVIVKNMIFCYVMNGLKELKKKYGDADDPAISKHAKAVEIIKYLENVEDFKHCEDEVRAGGLVEMNNFTLDHVPGHLLKSEEVWNSLLVSMDYATLLENLQRIHNLGFLKPNSVSVAKVLDTLSSEEKIVSEKIHPAHILIAAKNYENSGKPLSYEKRKVREEAKKQHPPPPKMNQKIVDALYKSLNMALSHVEPTGLRYLVTVDMGEKMQVSPVWHCGNMNAAEVGCLLALSLLRSEKNVTVATFKDVGIHTANLEKNSTFGQALRRMQQLPTGTVNLSKPMSWASYQNKKYDVFINIVHQISLKDDTSAEEITSYRTKMSLPDAKLINCVLCDSTAYRLQKQIDKNILTICGFDQCVPKIIEAFSKSFF, encoded by the exons ATGACTACACAAAAGCCAACTGATGATGCTAAAGAGAATGATGCTGAACTAAGAATGATAAGATACCTATACATTGGTAAAGAATATACCGAATACCAACCGGGAAATTGGTTTGTGCACCAATATTATTCAACTGATCGTGTTCCATCCATAGAAGAAATGGCCATAGATAAAAACACTGAAACTAAACCCGTGGAAATAATAGAAACC gtgtttaaaaaagataaaaatctgGTACAGAATTTCGAAACCCTTGTTTTTGCACTAGCCGTCTGTGCTCGACAgaacaaaagtgaaaaattacgtCATTTGGCTTATTCTAAAGTGAAATCCATTTGCGCAGAACCacagcattttctgttattcatTAAATTTGCTGACCAGATAGCCAAAAAAAATAACACGAAGCACGGCTGGGGTCATGGGTGGAAAAAGGCTGTGGAGGAATGgtacaattctaaaaattatttagaattggcCGAGTGTGTCACTCGGTATAAAAGCAGATACGGGTGGAAGCACAAGGATATTCTCAAACTCTCCCACATATCCACTGGTGCTAAAGTAGAAGATAAATCACAACTTGCCCAAATTCCTGAACCTGTAATCG TGAAAAACATGATATTCTGTTATGTGATGAACGGACTTAAAGAACTGAAAAAAAAGTATGGTGATGCGGATGACCCCGCCATTTCGAAACATGCAAAAGCGGTTGAGATAATCAAGTATTTGGAGAACGTCGAAGATTTCAAACACTGCGAAGACGAAGTTCGAGCGGGTGGCTTAGTAGAAATGAACAATTTCACTTTAGACCACGTTCCAGGGCATTTGTTAAAATCTGAAGAA gTATGGAATTCATTGCTAGTTTCAATGGATTATGCTACACTTCTAGAAAATTTGCAAAGAATTCACAACCTTggttttttgaaaccaaattcaGTATCAGTTGCGAAAGTTCTTGACACATTATCGAGCGAGGAGAAAATTGTGAGCGAGAAAATTCATCCGGCACACATTCTGATCGCAGCAAAGAATTAcgaaaactcaggaaa ACCTTTAAGCTACGAGAAACGAAAAGTAAGAGAAGAAGCAAAGAAACAACATCCACCGCCACCAAAAAtgaatcagaaaatcgtcgatgCTCTCTACAAATCGCTCAATATGGCGCTTTCG CATGTAGAACCAACTGGCCTTCGATACCTGGTAACTGTCGACATGGGCGAAAAAATGCAAGTTTCTCCCGTCTGGCACTGTGGAAACATGAATGCTGCTGAAGTAGGTTGCTTACTTGCTCTTTCGCTTCTTCGTTCAGAGAAAAATGTCACCGTAGCAACCTTCAAAGACGTTGGAATTCACACAgcaaacttagaaaaaaattcaacctttggTCAAGCTTTACGAAGAATGCAACAATTGCCAACAGGCACAGTAAATTTAAGCAAACCCATGTCGTGGGCTTCCTatcaaaacaaaaagtatgacgtTTTCATTAACATCGTTCATCAAATTTCCCTGAAGGATGACACTTCCGCAGAGGAAATTACGTCGTATCGAACGAAAATGAGTCTCCCTGATGCAAA